Genomic window (Pseudothauera hydrothermalis):
ACATAGGAGGCGCCGAACATCGAGAAACCGCGCACCACACGGGCCTTGGGCACCGCGAGCATGGCGGTGGTGAGCGGATAGGTGACCTGGTCCTCCACCACCTGTGGCGCCTGGCCGGGGTACTGGGTATAGACGATCACCTGCACGTCGGAAAGATCGGGCAGCGCGTCCAGCGGCGTCTTTTTCAGCGCATACACGCCGCCGGCGACCACCGCAAAGGTGGCGAGCAAGACCAGGAAAACATTGCGCGCGGACCATTCGATCAGCCGGTCGAGCATCTCAGTGCCCCCCGTGGCCGGCAGCATGGGCGCCGTCCATCTTCTGGATGCGGGTGATGACGAACTCGCCGTCGCCGCGGTCCTCGAAGGCGAACCAGATCGGCTCGCCGGGCAGAATGCCGGCCGTCACCTCGGGGTTGTCCAGTCCGAAGTCCATGGTCATCGCCGGCCACTGCAGGTCGGGGATGGGGTCGTGGGTCATCGACACCGAGTTGCTGGACAGATCGATGGATTCGATCCGGCCGGTGGCCTCATACACCTTGGCGGCCGCCTGCGGCGCCACAAAGGCGGCCAGCGCGGCCTTGAGGTTGCTCTCGGCGTCGATCAGGAAGTTGGCCGCCACCACCACCTCGTCGCCCTCGGCCAGCCCGTCGAGGACTTCCACCCGCTCGCTGCCGCGCTGGCCCAGCTTGACCGCCTGGGGCTTGAAGCGTCCTTCTCCCTGCACCACGAGCACCACCTGGCGCTCGCCGGAATCGATCACCGCCGAACGCGGCACCGTCACTTGCGGGCTACGCCCGGCAGTAGCCAGTTCCACATGGGCAAACATGCCCGGACGCAGCAGGCCCTCCGGGTTGGAAAGCTCCAGACGGACCGGCGTGGTGCGGGTGGCGGCATTGAGCGTCGGGTACACATAGGTCACGCGGGCTGCGAAGCTGCGGCCGGGGTAGGCATCGAGGCTCAGCTGGGCGCTTGCGCCCACCTCGATCCGTGCCAGGTCCTGTTCATACACATCGGCCAGCACCCATACCGAGGACAGGTCCGCAATGCGGTAGATCGCTGTGCCGGGCGCAAAACGCATGCCTTCGACCGCACGCTTTTCCAGCACCACGCCACTGACCGGCGAGTTCAGCGTCACCCGCGCGGCCTCACCCTTGCCGGGCGCCACCTGCCAGTTGCGCAGGCGCTCGCGCGCAGCCAGGGCCAGGCGCTCGGCGCCGGCCTGCGCCGCGGCATCGCCTGCGCCCACACTGCTCGACAGACGCTCGGCAATCTGCAGTTCCTGCTGCGCCGAGACCAGTTCCGGGCTGTACACCGCAAACAGCGGCTGACCTTTCTTCACCGGATCGCCGGTGGCCGAGACGAACAGGCGCTCGATCCAGCCTTCGAAGCGCGGCGCCACGTCGTGGATGCGGCGCTCATCTACTTCCACCCGGCCCACCGCGCGCACCGCGGCATCGACCACCGCGGTTTCGGCACGCGCGGTCTTCACGCCCAGGGTCTGCAGGCGCGCCGGGCTGACCTTGACCACCCCGGTATCGTCCGGCTCGTCGCCCTCATACACCGGAATGTAATCCATGCCCATTGAATCCTTCTTGGGCACCGGTGAGGTGTCCGGCAGGCCCATCGGGTTGCGGTAGTAGAGAATCTTGCGTTCGCCGCTGCCTTGCGCAGGTGCCGCCTCGCCGGCCGCGGCCACATCGGTGCCGGCCGCCGGCGTGCGCTGTGCGCCGCGGCCGGCCCAGTAGCCGCCAGTCGCAGCCACGGCAATCGCCACTACGGTCAGGCCCCAACCCATCGGTCGCATCACAGGCTTCCTCCAGCAAGCAGTTCCAGTTCGGCCAGCGCCAACGCGGTGTCGGTTTCGGCCTCCAGCAGAGCAAGGCGGGTGCGCAGGATCTGCCGCTGCGCCTCGATCACGGTATTGAAATTGACCCGCCCGGTTTCGTAGCCGGCGCGGGCGGACTCAAAAGTGGCGTCGGCCTGCGGCAACAAGGTCTCACGTAGCACTCTGACCTTCTCCCGGCTCGACTCGAAGCCCGCCCAGGCCTCGCCCAGACGGCCCAGCTGGCGAGCCTCGGCGGCGGCGACACGCGCTTCGGCGGCCTGTTCGCCGGCCAGGGCGGCGCGCTCCTGCGCGCGGCGCGCAGACTGCTGCAGCGGGATGTTGAGTTCCAGCATCACGTCCCAGTTGCTCTCGCCGCCGGCCGGGCGGTTGTGGGTGAGACCCACTGCAAAGTCCGGATAGCGATTGAGCCAGGTCAGTTCACGGTTTTTCTGCGCAGCCAGCATGCCAGCGCGCTCCGCAGCAATCTCGGGCGAAGCGGCACGCACCCGTTCGGTCAATCGCGCCAACTCGATCTCTTCCGGCGCGGCCGGCAGCGTCCGCGGCGGGGCCAGTTCGGCATGCGGATCGCGCGCCAGCGCGGCGTTGAGCTTGGCCGCGGCATCGCGCTGGCGACGCTCGGCTTCGATCAGTTCCACCTTCAGCGCGGTGCGCTCGCTTTGCGCGCGGATCACGTCCTGCTGCGGCACCAGGCCAACGCTGTAGCGCGCGGTGGCCACCTGCTCGAGCAGATCGACCAGGGTCAGCGTCTCACCGAGGATGCGGCGGCGCCCGAAAGCTTGGTAGTGCTGAGCGAAAGCGCTCTTGATGCGGAATTCCAGCTCGACGCGGGTACGTTCGCGCAGCGCATCGGTACGCCCGGCTTGGGCGGCGGCCACCTCGCCACGCAAATCGCGCTTGCCCCAGAAGGGCAGCGGCTGGATCACCCGGTAGCGGGTGGTGCCCACCTCGCCAGGTAACAGCGAAGTCGAGCGCCCTGGACTCATGGTGTTAGTGACGTCCATCAGCTCGAGCTGGAAGCGCGGGTCGGGCAACGCGGCGGCAGGTTCGATCTGCGCATGCGCCGCCTCGGCCTCCAGCGTGCTGGCAACCAGATCCGGGTTGTGCTCACGGGCGTAGGCCAGCAGTTCGTCGAGCGTGGCGCCAAGCGGCTCGGCGGCCCGCGCCGCCGACACCAAGCCAATGACCGCGGCCAGCACTGCGCAGCGGCAGCGCAGAGAGGGCAGAAGTTTCATCGTATGACCTCGCAGGCTTGGCGCTCATCGTGCAGTGCGCACCCCAATGCGCCGCGTTGGAGCCTCATAGATCAGGCATACGCCGCATTACGGCAACACCTCCAGTTCGGTCACGGTCAATGCCCCATTGACCTCTTCGGCTACGAAACGCACCTTGTCGCCCACTTTGAGCTTATTCAGCAGCGCGGCGTCGGCGGTAAATGTCATGGTCATCGGAGGCATCCCAAGCTGCGCCAGCGGACCATGCTTGAGCGTCACCTTGCCTGCGGCAGTATCGATCTTGCGCACCGTGCCTTCGGCGTAGCGAGCAGCCTCCATGTGCATGCCGGCAGCGTGCGCGGCGCCGTGGGCATCATGCCCGCCTGCGGCCATCGCCGAAGCGACCGCCCCCAGGGAAATAAGGCCGACCAGGACAGTCAGAGTAAAGCGTGCTTTCATGACATCTCCGGTGAAGGTGAGAAAGATTCGTCGGCGAGTCTGCCGACACCGCCCCGACGCGAACCTGACGGTCGGATTACATTTTTGTAAGGTGCCGGCCAGCACGGCAGACCCCAGGCACAATGCAGCCTCGCAAAACAGGCGAAATGCGCAACATGAAGATTCTCATCGTCGAAGACGAACCCAAGACCGGCGACTACCTCCGGCAGGGCCTGAGTGAGGCCGGCTTCGTGGTCGATCTCGCGCGCGATGGCTTAGACGGCCTGCATCTGGCACAAAACGGCGAGTACGACCTGATCGTGCTCGACGTGATGCTGCCCTCGCTCGACGGCTGGGGCATCCTGCAAACGCTGCGCCGTGGCGGGCATGAAACCGCAGTGCTGTTTTTGACGGCTCGCGATCAGGTGGACGACCGGGTGCGCGGCCTGGAACTGGGTGCGGACGACTACCTGGTCAAACCATTCGCTTTTTCCGAACTGCTCGCCCGGGTGCGCACCCTGTTGCGCCGCGGCCGCACCCGCGAGCCGGAGCGGCTGCGTGCGGCCGATCTGGAACTGGACCTGCTGCGCCGCCGGGTGACCCGCGCCGGCCAGCGCATCGATCTCACCGCCAAGGAATTCGCTCTGCTGGAACTGTTGCTGCGCCGCCAAGGCGAAGTGCTGCCGCGTTCGCTGATCGCCTCCCAAGTGTGGGACATGAATTTCGACAGCGACACCAATGTCATCGAGGTGGCGGTGCGCCGGCTGCGCGCCAAGGTCGATGACCCTTTCGAGCCCAAGCTGATCCGCACCGTCCGCGGCATGGGCTACGTGCTGGAGCCGCCGGAAGGGGCGTGAAGATGAGCTGGCCGTTTTCGCTCACCGCGCGCATTGCGCTACTTTTCGCGTTGCTCACTGCCAGTTTGCTGGTGGTAGTCGGTGCGGTA
Coding sequences:
- a CDS encoding TolC family protein: MKLLPSLRCRCAVLAAVIGLVSAARAAEPLGATLDELLAYAREHNPDLVASTLEAEAAHAQIEPAAALPDPRFQLELMDVTNTMSPGRSTSLLPGEVGTTRYRVIQPLPFWGKRDLRGEVAAAQAGRTDALRERTRVELEFRIKSAFAQHYQAFGRRRILGETLTLVDLLEQVATARYSVGLVPQQDVIRAQSERTALKVELIEAERRQRDAAAKLNAALARDPHAELAPPRTLPAAPEEIELARLTERVRAASPEIAAERAGMLAAQKNRELTWLNRYPDFAVGLTHNRPAGGESNWDVMLELNIPLQQSARRAQERAALAGEQAAEARVAAAEARQLGRLGEAWAGFESSREKVRVLRETLLPQADATFESARAGYETGRVNFNTVIEAQRQILRTRLALLEAETDTALALAELELLAGGSL
- a CDS encoding copper-binding protein — protein: MKARFTLTVLVGLISLGAVASAMAAGGHDAHGAAHAAGMHMEAARYAEGTVRKIDTAAGKVTLKHGPLAQLGMPPMTMTFTADAALLNKLKVGDKVRFVAEEVNGALTVTELEVLP
- a CDS encoding efflux RND transporter periplasmic adaptor subunit, translated to MRPMGWGLTVVAIAVAATGGYWAGRGAQRTPAAGTDVAAAGEAAPAQGSGERKILYYRNPMGLPDTSPVPKKDSMGMDYIPVYEGDEPDDTGVVKVSPARLQTLGVKTARAETAVVDAAVRAVGRVEVDERRIHDVAPRFEGWIERLFVSATGDPVKKGQPLFAVYSPELVSAQQELQIAERLSSSVGAGDAAAQAGAERLALAARERLRNWQVAPGKGEAARVTLNSPVSGVVLEKRAVEGMRFAPGTAIYRIADLSSVWVLADVYEQDLARIEVGASAQLSLDAYPGRSFAARVTYVYPTLNAATRTTPVRLELSNPEGLLRPGMFAHVELATAGRSPQVTVPRSAVIDSGERQVVLVVQGEGRFKPQAVKLGQRGSERVEVLDGLAEGDEVVVAANFLIDAESNLKAALAAFVAPQAAAKVYEATGRIESIDLSSNSVSMTHDPIPDLQWPAMTMDFGLDNPEVTAGILPGEPIWFAFEDRGDGEFVITRIQKMDGAHAAGHGGH
- a CDS encoding heavy metal response regulator transcription factor, with amino-acid sequence MKILIVEDEPKTGDYLRQGLSEAGFVVDLARDGLDGLHLAQNGEYDLIVLDVMLPSLDGWGILQTLRRGGHETAVLFLTARDQVDDRVRGLELGADDYLVKPFAFSELLARVRTLLRRGRTREPERLRAADLELDLLRRRVTRAGQRIDLTAKEFALLELLLRRQGEVLPRSLIASQVWDMNFDSDTNVIEVAVRRLRAKVDDPFEPKLIRTVRGMGYVLEPPEGA